CGCTGGGTCAACTCTCCAGCGTGGCGCTGGCCGGTTCGGTGCAGCACCGGATGGCCGCCGCCTTCGCCCGCTCGGACAACGCCGAGGCACGGCAGCTCTACCAGGCCGCCACCGGCTGGCTGGTGCTGCTCTCCTGGCCGGCATACCTGGTCTTCGCGGCGTTCGCCGGGCCGATGCTGTCCCTCTTCGGCTCCGGTTACGGCGCGGGCCGCCGGGTGGTGCTGCTGCTCGCGCTGACCATGCTGGTGGCCACCGGCTGCGGCATGGTGGACATGGTGCTCAACATGGCCGGGCGGACCGCCTGGACCTTCTACAACGCGATGGTCGGCACCGTGGTCAACGTGGTCGCCAACGTCGCGCTCATCCCGGTGTACGGCATCCTCGGCGCCGCCCTGGCCTGGACCGCGTCCATCCTGGTCACCAACCTGGTGCCGTTGGCGCAGCTCTGGTGGTCGCTGCGGCTGCACCCGTTCGGGCGCGGCACCCGTACCGCGATGGCGCTCGCCGTCGTCTGTTTCGGCCTCCCGCTGGGGCTGGCCAGCCTGCTCGGTGCCGCCGCGCCGCTGCTCGCCGTGGTGAGCGTGGCCGGCGCGGCGGCGTACCTGGCCGGCGCCTGGCACTGGCGGACCACCCTGCACCTCGACGCGCTCCGCGCGCTGCGGCGCGGCCGGAACCGCTCCGGCCCGACGCCGGCCGCTCAGTCGTGACCTGCCCCTGCGTACCGATGGGACACCGATGACCAGCAGCACGCCCCTCGCCCCGCACACCGGCCTCTCCGCGGTGAAGGCCGCGAAACTCGCCGCCGTCGGTCTGGTGGCGGACCGGAAGGAACGCCGCGAGCTGGAGCGGCCGGTTCCCGCGGCGAACCGGAAGTTGAGCCTGAAGGTCGAACGGCCCATCTTCATCCTGGGTGCGCCGCGCTCGGGCACCACCTTCCTGGGCAGCTGTGTCGGCGCGTTGCCGGAGGTGTCCTACCACTTCGAACCCCGGCTGACGAAGGCCGTGGCGCGCTGCGTCTACGAGGGCAGTTGGACGCCGCAGCGGGCGGCCCGCTACTTCCGCGGCTACTACGGGGCGCTGCTGGCCGCGTCCGGCCACGGCGGGCTGCGGTTCGCCGAGAAGGATCCGGAGAACTGCTTCATCGTGCCGTTCCTCACCGAGGTCTTCCCGGACGCGGTCTTCCTGCACGTCTACCGGGACGGTCGGGACGTGGCGGTGTCGCACGCCGAGCAGCCCTGGCTGAACGCGTCCTCCACCGGCTCCGGCAAGAGCGGCCGGGGCGGTACGCCGTGGGGCGCCGCGCCCCGGTTCTGGGTGGAGCCGGAGCGGCGCGACGAGTTCAGCCGGGTGTCCGACCTGGCCCGTTCGGCCTGGATGTGGCGCCGGTTCACCAGCAGCGCGCTCACCCAGCTGGCCGAGCTGCCCGCCGACCGGGTACGCCACCTGCGCTACGAGGACATCGTCAGCCGCCCGGCGGAGGCGGCCGAGGCGGTGGCGGACTTCCTGCAGGTCGGCGACGCGGCGGGCCGTCAGGCGCTGCACGCCCGCTTCGGTAAGGCCCGGCCGAACTCGGTGGGGCGGTGGCGGGCCCGGCTCGACGAGAACGACCTCGCCGACGTGCGGGCACAGGCCGAACCGCTGCTGACCGAGCTCGGCTACACCACGTGAACGTCGCCCCACTAGTAGAGTGCATGGGGTCGTCCGCCCGCCCCGGCGGTGCGCCCCGCCGTGGCGGGGTGGTCGGGGCCTCCTGACAGCCGGGCCGACGATCTTCCTGGGGAGAGGTTGCGGTGATGGCTCGACTACGGCGGACGATGGCGGCTGTGCTCACCCTGGCCTTCGTGGTCCCGGCGGTGGCGGCGTGCGAGTCGGAGAAGCCGGCCCGGCAGGACCAGCCGAGCCCGACGACGACGGCGCCCACTGTGGAGCCGCGGACCGCTCCGGTGCGGACCACCGGGCGGGGTCCGGAGCTGCCGGCGGAGGGCGCCTGGCTGGGCGCGTGGGTGAAGCCGCAGTTCCACACCGCGGCCGGGCGGGCCGAGGCGCTGGAGGAGTTCGACCGGGCCGCCGGCGGCAAGCTCGCGCTGGCGCACATGTTCCACCAGTGGAACGAGCCCTTCCCGGGCCCGACGGAGCAGGC
The Micromonospora sp. R77 DNA segment above includes these coding regions:
- a CDS encoding lipopolysaccharide biosynthesis protein; translation: MPTAELAGPFWRFTGPRALSSLAAIVVQRLDIVLLSALRGPADAAVYTAATRFLALGQLSSVALAGSVQHRMAAAFARSDNAEARQLYQAATGWLVLLSWPAYLVFAAFAGPMLSLFGSGYGAGRRVVLLLALTMLVATGCGMVDMVLNMAGRTAWTFYNAMVGTVVNVVANVALIPVYGILGAALAWTASILVTNLVPLAQLWWSLRLHPFGRGTRTAMALAVVCFGLPLGLASLLGAAAPLLAVVSVAGAAAYLAGAWHWRTTLHLDALRALRRGRNRSGPTPAAQS
- a CDS encoding sulfotransferase, with amino-acid sequence MTSSTPLAPHTGLSAVKAAKLAAVGLVADRKERRELERPVPAANRKLSLKVERPIFILGAPRSGTTFLGSCVGALPEVSYHFEPRLTKAVARCVYEGSWTPQRAARYFRGYYGALLAASGHGGLRFAEKDPENCFIVPFLTEVFPDAVFLHVYRDGRDVAVSHAEQPWLNASSTGSGKSGRGGTPWGAAPRFWVEPERRDEFSRVSDLARSAWMWRRFTSSALTQLAELPADRVRHLRYEDIVSRPAEAAEAVADFLQVGDAAGRQALHARFGKARPNSVGRWRARLDENDLADVRAQAEPLLTELGYTT